One segment of Deinococcus aerius DNA contains the following:
- a CDS encoding NUDIX domain-containing protein, protein MTFHLVAWAVLLDPVGRVLLARRADVSYGAGLWGLPGGHVERGEGLAGAAAREAWEEVGVRVDPDDLQFLGVSRYDLGEVTGADFVFAAKVWEGVPRPLLQTSEVGWFTPGALPQDCLPWLPGVLKAHLLDGRRLSEQLDGVQGLRVFPEG, encoded by the coding sequence ATGACCTTTCATCTGGTGGCGTGGGCTGTTCTGCTGGATCCAGTGGGGCGCGTTCTGCTCGCCCGCCGCGCGGATGTCTCCTATGGGGCGGGCCTGTGGGGCTTACCGGGCGGCCACGTGGAGAGGGGCGAGGGCCTGGCGGGGGCGGCGGCGCGCGAGGCGTGGGAGGAGGTCGGCGTGCGGGTTGATCCAGACGACCTGCAATTTCTGGGCGTCAGCCGCTACGACCTGGGGGAAGTGACCGGCGCCGACTTCGTGTTCGCGGCCAAGGTCTGGGAGGGAGTGCCCCGACCCCTACTCCAGACTTCGGAGGTCGGCTGGTTCACGCCGGGCGCGCTGCCGCAGGACTGCCTTCCCTGGTTGCCGGGCGTGTTAAAGGCCCACCTCCTGGACGGCAGGCGTCTCTCCGAGCAACTGGACGGCGTGCAGGGTCTGCGGGTGTTCCCCGAAGGGTAA
- a CDS encoding AbrB/MazE/SpoVT family DNA-binding domain-containing protein, with product MRVKLSRHGNSLGFVVPASVVREEALEAGQEYELEVTADGGIRLSPASRPVWRPDLSIEELLAGLPEEPLRYEDVPEYRPVGRELDW from the coding sequence ATGCGCGTGAAACTCAGTCGGCACGGGAACAGCCTGGGCTTCGTGGTGCCCGCGAGCGTGGTGCGGGAGGAGGCGCTGGAGGCCGGGCAGGAATACGAGCTGGAGGTGACGGCGGATGGCGGAATCCGCCTGTCGCCCGCCAGCCGCCCGGTCTGGCGCCCCGACCTGAGTATCGAAGAGCTGCTGGCGGGACTGCCCGAGGAGCCGCTGAGGTATGAGGACGTGCCCGAGTACAGGCCGGTGGGCCGGGAACTGGACTGGTGA
- a CDS encoding type II toxin-antitoxin system PemK/MazF family toxin, with translation MSAPERGQLIWVTFDPSLGHEQGGRRPALVVSNTRYNERTGLMICMPVTSRVKGYTSEITLPDTLGTRGAVLASHVYTMDWQARDVQVIETVPPGVLAAALQRLAVILLQ, from the coding sequence GTGAGCGCGCCGGAGCGGGGGCAACTCATCTGGGTCACCTTCGATCCCAGCCTCGGCCATGAGCAGGGAGGCCGCCGCCCCGCCCTGGTGGTCAGCAATACCCGGTACAACGAGCGCACCGGGCTGATGATCTGCATGCCAGTCACCTCGCGGGTGAAGGGCTACACCTCGGAAATCACCCTTCCCGACACGTTAGGCACACGCGGTGCGGTCCTGGCCTCCCACGTCTACACGATGGACTGGCAGGCGCGGGACGTTCAAGTGATCGAGACAGTTCCCCCAGGGGTCCTGGCCGCAGCGTTGCAACGTCTGGCGGTCATCCTCCTGCAATGA
- a CDS encoding ABC transporter permease, producing MPPHFPPTLRGWLLALPPVLFLGLLLALPLGRTLAEGGVNLSVWRDPYFLGRLGWTLGQAITSALIALALGGPLAYLLSRYAVPGRDLLLRLLLLPFVTPTLVAVLGLTALLGPRGWLTGPLGLDLEETPVLLILGNLFFNLPVMVRLAYGGFSRVPPALTGAARTLGASGLRAALTVALPLALPGLSAGFLLVFLYSALSFGLPLALGGERYATLEVEIYTLTAYQLRLSEASALIAGQLALTLGATWAYVRLSRGGVGVPTSGLPAARGGAALLLWGLLAVTALICFGPLVAVVARGLLGTGGPTLTFWRGVLVDPDTPLLLGNTLRFAGMALIGAALLGGLHALGAWLARSRTLDLLSLLPLMVSPVSLAVGYLLAYPALSATLPLLIAAYTLLGFPLVTRSLLPALRALPPRLLEAARSLGAGPLTAHRTVTLPLTLPAFRGGAALALATVLGEFGATLVLTRPEWATLSVGLYERLGRPGERNLGEACALATVLLLLSALAFTLLDGGEGEVT from the coding sequence ATGCCCCCCCACTTCCCCCCCACCCTGCGCGGCTGGCTCCTCGCGCTCCCGCCCGTCCTCTTCCTGGGGCTGCTCCTCGCCCTGCCCCTGGGCCGCACCCTGGCCGAGGGCGGCGTCAACCTCTCCGTCTGGCGCGACCCCTACTTCCTGGGACGCCTGGGCTGGACGCTGGGACAGGCGATCACCTCCGCCCTCATCGCCCTCGCCCTGGGAGGTCCCCTCGCCTACCTGCTCTCCCGTTACGCGGTGCCCGGCAGGGACCTGCTGCTGCGCCTCCTGCTCCTGCCCTTCGTGACGCCCACGCTCGTGGCAGTGCTGGGCCTCACGGCGCTGCTGGGGCCGCGCGGCTGGCTGACCGGGCCGCTCGGGCTCGACCTGGAGGAAACCCCCGTCCTGCTCATCCTGGGCAACCTCTTTTTCAACCTGCCCGTGATGGTGCGGCTGGCGTACGGAGGCTTCTCACGGGTGCCGCCTGCGCTGACGGGCGCGGCGCGGACGCTGGGCGCCTCGGGCCTGCGGGCGGCGCTGACCGTGGCCCTGCCCCTCGCCCTGCCGGGGCTGAGCGCCGGCTTTCTCCTGGTGTTCCTGTACTCGGCGCTGAGTTTCGGGCTGCCGCTGGCGCTGGGCGGCGAGCGGTACGCCACGCTGGAGGTGGAAATCTACACGCTGACGGCCTACCAACTCCGGCTGAGCGAGGCGAGCGCCCTGATCGCCGGACAACTGGCGTTGACGCTGGGGGCAACGTGGGCATATGTCCGGCTGTCGCGCGGGGGGGTGGGTGTTCCCACCTCCGGGCTTCCGGCGGCGCGGGGCGGGGCGGCCCTGCTGCTGTGGGGGCTGCTCGCCGTCACCGCGCTGATCTGCTTCGGGCCCCTGGTCGCGGTGGTCGCTCGCGGCCTGCTGGGAACCGGAGGGCCCACCCTCACCTTCTGGCGGGGTGTCCTGGTCGACCCCGATACGCCGCTGCTGCTGGGCAACACCCTGCGCTTCGCCGGAATGGCGCTGATCGGCGCGGCGCTGCTGGGTGGTCTGCACGCCCTCGGCGCGTGGCTGGCCCGCTCGCGGACGCTCGACCTGCTGTCACTGCTGCCGCTGATGGTGTCCCCGGTGAGCCTGGCCGTGGGTTATCTGCTTGCCTATCCAGCACTCTCCGCGACGCTCCCCTTGCTGATTGCGGCGTACACGCTGCTGGGTTTTCCCCTGGTCACCCGCAGCCTGCTGCCCGCCCTGCGCGCCCTGCCCCCCCGCCTGCTGGAGGCCGCGCGCAGCCTGGGGGCCGGGCCGCTGACCGCTCACCGCACGGTCACGCTGCCCCTGACGCTTCCGGCCTTCCGGGGAGGCGCGGCGCTCGCCCTCGCCACCGTGCTGGGCGAGTTCGGCGCCACGCTCGTGCTGACCCGGCCCGAGTGGGCGACCCTCAGCGTGGGCCTGTACGAGCGGCTGGGCCGCCCCGGCGAGCGCAACCTGGGCGAGGCGTGCGCCCTGGCGACCGTGCTCCTGCTGCTCTCGGCCCTGGCCTTCACCCTGCTCGACGGCGGCGAGGGAGAGGTGACGTGA
- a CDS encoding thiamine ABC transporter substrate-binding protein, with the protein MRKALMLGLFLVGAAHAQTTLTVITHDSFDVDKGLVAQFEKANGARVRFVKGGDAGELLNRLILTRRAPIADVVYGLDNTLLPRARAAGILEAYRSPALSKVPAAYRLDETGLLNTVDYGFVALNYDRAYFQKSGLALPRSLDDLKKPQYARLTVVPSPATSSPGLAFLLATVNHYGEAGAWAWWREARANGLKVTRGWTDAYEKDFSKNGGKYSIVLSYASSPAAEVFYAEGYNPKKLPAQAPTANLFLPGSTFRQLEGVGVLKGARQPELARRFVDFMLSNPVQADFPTRMWVYPAVKGTKLDPVFKFAQEHDVPPVKPGILANPQRLVDAWVTNVLRAR; encoded by the coding sequence ATGCGGAAAGCCCTGATGCTCGGCCTGTTCCTCGTCGGCGCCGCCCATGCCCAGACCACCCTGACGGTGATCACCCACGACTCGTTCGACGTGGATAAAGGGCTCGTGGCCCAGTTCGAAAAGGCGAACGGCGCCCGCGTGCGCTTTGTGAAAGGGGGTGACGCGGGGGAACTCCTGAACCGCCTGATCCTGACCCGCCGCGCCCCCATCGCCGACGTGGTGTACGGTCTGGACAACACGCTGCTGCCCCGCGCGCGCGCCGCCGGGATTCTGGAAGCGTACAGGTCGCCCGCCCTCTCGAAAGTCCCCGCGGCCTACCGCCTGGACGAGACGGGCCTGTTGAACACGGTGGACTACGGCTTCGTGGCCCTGAACTACGACCGGGCGTACTTCCAGAAATCAGGCCTGGCCCTACCGAGGAGCCTCGACGACCTGAAAAAGCCCCAGTACGCCCGCCTGACGGTCGTGCCCTCCCCGGCCACGAGCAGCCCCGGCCTCGCCTTCCTGCTCGCCACCGTGAACCACTACGGCGAGGCGGGCGCCTGGGCCTGGTGGCGCGAGGCCCGCGCGAACGGCCTGAAGGTCACGCGCGGCTGGACGGACGCCTATGAAAAGGACTTCAGTAAAAACGGCGGCAAGTACTCCATCGTCCTGAGCTACGCGAGCAGCCCCGCCGCCGAGGTGTTCTACGCCGAGGGCTACAACCCGAAGAAGCTCCCCGCCCAGGCCCCCACCGCCAACCTTTTCCTGCCCGGCAGCACCTTCCGGCAACTGGAAGGCGTCGGCGTCCTGAAGGGCGCCCGGCAGCCGGAACTCGCCCGCCGATTCGTGGACTTCATGCTCTCGAACCCCGTGCAGGCCGACTTCCCCACCCGGATGTGGGTTTATCCCGCTGTGAAAGGCACCAAACTCGACCCGGTCTTCAAGTTCGCGCAGGAGCATGATGTGCCTCCCGTCAAGCCGGGAATCCTTGCCAACCCGCAGCGGCTGGTGGACGCCTGGGTGACGAATGTGCTGCGGGCGCGGTGA
- a CDS encoding ABC transporter ATP-binding protein, whose protein sequence is MNPPALDLQHLSKRFGATLAVEDVSLSVGVNETVALLGPSGCGKSTVLRCVAGLERPDAGRVFVGGRDVTALPPEARHVGLVFQDYALFPHLNVLGNVAYGPRIRGASRAEAEKRAREALALVGLEGLAGRRTTELSGGQAQRVALARAVATGSPLLLLDEPLSNLDEQLRARLRSDLRALFARVGAGVLLVTHDQREALAVASRVAVMRAGRIVQVGGAAAVFARPATAWVASFLGHTNVLPGLNGCAHLVPEDAVRLGEGDSLPVTARRTTDTGAEVTAQHPLGPLTLHLSAREAAGIQGDTLRLTLDLARILTLPDDRERA, encoded by the coding sequence ATGAATCCACCTGCCCTCGACCTCCAGCACCTCTCCAAACGCTTTGGGGCGACCCTCGCGGTTGAGGACGTATCCCTGAGCGTTGGCGTTAACGAGACTGTCGCCCTCCTCGGCCCCAGTGGCTGTGGCAAGAGCACCGTGCTGCGCTGCGTGGCGGGGCTGGAACGGCCGGACGCGGGGCGGGTGTTCGTCGGGGGACGGGACGTGACGGCCCTCCCCCCGGAGGCGCGGCACGTCGGGCTGGTCTTCCAGGACTACGCCCTCTTCCCGCATTTGAATGTGCTCGGGAACGTGGCCTACGGGCCCCGAATACGCGGGGCGAGCCGGGCTGAGGCCGAGAAGCGGGCACGGGAGGCGCTGGCGTTGGTCGGCCTGGAGGGACTGGCGGGCCGGCGGACCACGGAACTCTCCGGCGGGCAGGCGCAGCGGGTGGCGCTCGCCCGGGCGGTGGCGACGGGCTCACCGCTGCTGCTGCTCGACGAACCGCTCTCCAACCTGGACGAGCAACTGCGGGCCCGGCTCCGCTCGGACCTGCGGGCGCTGTTCGCGCGGGTCGGCGCGGGCGTGCTCCTCGTCACGCACGACCAACGGGAGGCGCTGGCGGTCGCCTCGCGGGTAGCGGTCATGCGGGCGGGGCGGATCGTGCAGGTGGGCGGGGCGGCGGCGGTCTTCGCCCGTCCCGCAACGGCCTGGGTGGCGTCCTTCCTGGGTCACACGAACGTCCTGCCGGGGCTGAACGGCTGCGCCCACCTCGTCCCCGAGGACGCCGTGCGGCTGGGCGAGGGCGACTCCCTTCCCGTCACGGCGCGGCGGACCACGGACACGGGGGCGGAGGTTACCGCGCAGCACCCCCTGGGTCCCCTCACCCTGCACCTGAGCGCGCGGGAGGCGGCGGGAATTCAGGGGGACACGTTGCGGCTGACCCTCGACCTCGCCCGCATCCTGACCCTCCCCGACGACCGGGAGCGGGCGTGA